A single window of Kitasatospora sp. HUAS MG31 DNA harbors:
- a CDS encoding CU044_2847 family protein — protein MSYELDPGTVVQFEIEPTDEYQQVGADQILGRVQEAVRPAVEAARTVMDQVARLRPAEVEVSFGIKVNGSANWVVAKAATEANFGVKLTWRPDGDQAGAEVDTQG, from the coding sequence GTGTCATACGAACTGGATCCGGGCACGGTGGTGCAGTTCGAGATCGAGCCGACGGATGAATACCAGCAAGTCGGCGCTGATCAGATTCTCGGCCGGGTACAGGAGGCCGTGCGTCCGGCCGTTGAGGCCGCACGAACCGTGATGGACCAGGTGGCGAGGCTTCGCCCCGCAGAGGTCGAGGTCTCGTTCGGTATCAAGGTGAACGGCTCGGCCAACTGGGTGGTCGCCAAGGCTGCGACGGAGGCCAACTTCGGCGTGAAGCTCACATGGCGGCCCGACGGCGACCAGGCCGGAGCCGAGGTCGACACTCAGGGATGA